A single genomic interval of Sceloporus undulatus isolate JIND9_A2432 ecotype Alabama chromosome 2, SceUnd_v1.1, whole genome shotgun sequence harbors:
- the LLGL2 gene encoding LLGL scribble cell polarity complex component 2, whose amino-acid sequence MRRFLRSGHDPIRERLKRDLFQFNKTVEHGFPHQPSALGYSSFLHLMAIGTRSGAIKLYGAPGVEFMGLHEETNTVMQLHFIPGQCRLVTLLDDNSLHLWTLKQSNNSASELQEERHFTLRGPPGSPPSATQVTAVLAHSSQELLYLGTESGSVFVVEIPSFRVLEDQTISPEVVLQRIPEDYRNRRSLELVEALREHPRNPNHILIGYSRGLIVLWDLINNKATHHFLGSQQLENLFWQRNGHQIISCHNDGSYTQWPVSNDDRQPEPLESKVPYGPFPCKAISKIYWQTTKNGLPYIIFQGGMPRASYGDRHSISVVYGNRQTAFDFTSRVIDFFVIATADPFAEFDDPSAMVVLAEEELVVIDLMSPGWPSVQPPYLASLHCSAITCSHHVSNIPLKLWERIISAGNKQNSQFSNMLWPIDGGFSKAPDPPQRDLLLTGHEDGTVRFWNASGVCLNLLYKLSTVKVFLTDADPNDNMNQLGEDEWPPLRKVGSFDPYSDDPRLGIQKIFLCKYSGYLAVAGTAGQVLVMELNDEEADQVIDRAEADLLQDQEGYKWKGHERLKTRDGPVRFEPGFQPFVLVQCQPPAVVTSLALHSEWKLVAFGTSHGFGLFDHQQKQLVFVKCTLHPSDQLALEGPLSRVKSLKKSLRQSFRRMRRSRVSTRKLRTAEVQEGISRHDHDALQEIELAPVQRKIEARSAEDSFTGFVRTLYFADTFLRDSSRHSPSLWAGTNGGTVYAFCLRVPPAEKRMDEPVRAEQAKEIQLMHRAPVVGIVVLDGQSIPLPEPLEVAHDLSKSPNMQGSHQLLVVSEEQFKVFTLPKVSSKLKLKLTALEGCRVRKVSVANFASCKTEYNENALAVLTNLGDIQIISLPSLKIQVRYPCIRKEDVSGIASCVFTRYGQGFYLISPSEFERFSLSPKWLVEPRCLINAPESKSNSRVHSSSAMENSSRKSNKESGWSSDDLHEEEKTRGRLMEHALLNDENVLKEIQSTLESGRGSYIDRNSQKIQVGHRISNGGAE is encoded by the exons tgCCGTTTAGTGACGCTGCTGGATGACAACAGTTTGCACTTATGGACCCTGAAGCAGTCCAATAACAGTGCATCTGAGCTACAGGAGGAAAGGCACTTCACCCTCCGAGGACCCCCTGG TTCTCCACCAAGTGCTACCCAGGTGACTGCAGTCCTCGCACATTCCTCGCAAGAACTTCTGTACCTCGGCACTGAGAGTGGCAGTGTCTTTGTGGTGGAGATCCCATCCTTCAGAGTGCTAGAAGACCAGACCATCAGTCCTGAGGTTGTGCTCCAACG CATACCAGAAGATTATCGAAACAGACGGTCACTTGAATTAGTAGAAGCCTTACGGGAACATCCCCGGAACCCCAACCATATCTTAATCGGATACAGCAGAGGTCTCATCGTTCTCTGGGACTTGATAAATAACAAAGCAACCCATCATTTCCTTGGCAGTCAG CAACTGGAAAACCTCTTCTGGCAGAGGAATGGCCATCAGATCATCAGCTGCCATAATGACGGGAGTTATACCCAGTGGCCGGTTTCAAATGATGACAGGCAGCCTGAGCCTCTAGAAAGCAAAGTGCCTTATG GTCCTTTTCCATGCAAGGCTATCTCCAAGATTTACTGGCAAACGACAAAGAATGG gcttcCATACATTATATTTCAAGGAGGGATGCCACGGGCAAGTTACGGTGACCGGCATAGCATTTCAGTTGTTTATGGCAATAGGCAaacagcctttgacttcacatcacgGGTGATAGATTTCTTTGTCATTGCCACTGCAGATCCATTTGCAG AATTTGATGACCCATCTGCAATGGTGGTCTTAGCAGAAGAAGAACTGGTAGTAATAGATCTGATGTCACCAGGCTGGCCATCAGTCCAACCTCCATATCTTGCGTCTCTCCACTGCTCGGCCATCACATGTTCTCACCATGTCTCCAACATCCCTCTAAAGTTGTGGGAAAGAATAATCAGTGCTGGGAATAAACAGAACTCCCAATTCTCTAATATG TTGTGGCCAATTGATGGAGGCTTCAGCAAGGCTCCAGATCCTCCCCAGCGGGACCTGCTGCTTACAGG GCATGAGGATGGCACAGTGCGATTCTGGAATGCTTCTGGTGTTTGTCTGAATTTGCTGTATAAGCTGAGCACAGTGAAGGTGTTCCTAACAGATGCTGATCCCAATGATAATATGAACCAGTTGGGGGAGGATGAATGGCCGCCACTGCGCAAG GTTGGCTCCTTTGATCCATACAGTGATGATCCCAGACTTGGAATCCAGAAGATCTTCCTGTGCAAATACAGTGGCTACTTGGCTGTAGCAGGAACAGCAGGGCAG GTACTTGTAATGGAGCTAAATGATGAGGAAGCAGATCAGGTAATCGACCGTGCAGAAGCTGATCTCCTCCAGGATCAGGAAGGTTATAAGTGGAAGGGTCATGAACGACTGAAAACTAGAGATGGACCTGTTCGATTTGAGCCTGGCTTCCAGCCATTTGTCTTGGTCCAGTGCCAACCCCCAGCTGTAGTCACATCACTGGCCCTTCACTCAGAATGGAAACTTGTTGCCTTTGGTACAAGCCATGGCTTTGGTCTCTTTGATCATCAGCAGAAGCAACTAGTCTTTGTCAA GTGCACCCTGCATCCCAGTGACCAGTTGGCCTTGGAGGGCCCTCTCTCTAGGGTAAAATCCTTGAAGAAATCTCTCCGTCAGTCCTTCCGACGGATGCGGCGGAGCAGGGTATCAACCAGAAAGCTGCGAACTGCTGAG GTACAGGAGGGAATTTCCAGACACGACCACGATGCATTGCAGGAGATAGAACTGGCTCCCGTCCAACGGAAGATTGAAGCGCGGTCAGCAGAGGACTCCTTCACTGGTTTTGTGCGCACATTATACTTTGCTGACACCTTCTTAAGAGACA gttcCCGGCACAGTCCATCCTTGTGGGCAGGTACAAATGGGGGTACAGTATATGCCTTCTGTCTGCGTGTTCCTCCAGCTGAGAAAAGAATGGATGAGCCAGTCAGAGCAGAGCAGG CCAAAGAGATCCAGCTCATGCACAGAGCTCCTGTTGTCGGCATTGTTGTTCTGGATGGCCAGAGCATTCCACTTCCAGAACCCCTGGAAGTAGCACATGACCTTTCCAAGAGTCCCAACATGCAAGGTAGCCATCAACTTCTCGTGGTGTCTGAGGAACAATTTAAG GTTTTCACATTGCCTAAGGTCAGCTCCAAACTGAAGCTCAAACTAACAGCCCTAGAAGGTTGCAGAGTGCGGAAAGTGTCTGTCGCTAACTTTGCTAGCTGTAAGACTGAATACAATGAGAATGCTCTGGCTGTTCTGACAAACCTGGGAGACATCCAGATTATCTCCCTGCCTTCACTCAAAATCCAAGTGCGTTATCCCTGTATCCGCAAAGAGGATGTGAGCGGCATTGCCTCCTGTGTGTTCACAAGATATGGGCAAG GGTTCTACCTCATTTCCCCATCAGAGTTTGAGAGATTTTCCCTTTCCCCAAAGTGGCTGGTTGAACCACGATGTCTGATAAATGCCCCTGAGAGCAAAAGCAATAGCCGTGTTCACAGCTCATCTGCCATGGAAAATTCTTCAAGGAAATCTAA caaGGAGTCAGGGTGGAGTTCTGATGATCTGCATGAAGAAG AGAAGACGCGTGGCAGGTTGATGGAACATGCTCTGCTCAATGACGAGA ATGTTCTGAAGGAAATACAAAGCACACTGGAGAGTGGAAGGGG CAGTTACATTGACAGAAATTCACAAAAGATCCAAGTAGGACACAGAATAAGTAATGGAGGAG CAGAGTGA